The proteins below are encoded in one region of Gadus macrocephalus chromosome 14, ASM3116895v1:
- the LOC132472527 gene encoding USP6 N-terminal-like protein: protein MKKDIEKLIAEERADIILKYAQGRQGGVDIDPWEDADYSVYRVTDRFGFMHENDLPAPTAYEEKRKQQEIERVEKWLKMVKKWEKYRNSERMVKRVYKGIPLQLRGQAWALILDVEKMKKENEGKYKRMKEQATLYSSEIKQIDLDINRTFRNHIMFMDRFGVKQQALFNVLSAYSVYNTEVSYCQGMSQVAALLLMYMNEEDAFWALCQLLTDQRHGMHGFFVPGFPKLQRFQAHHDRIISKLIPKLKKHLDREQMSAGIYSTKWFLQCFIDRTPFTLTLRLWDIFILEGERLLTAMAYTTLKIHRKYLQKMSLEELREFLQERISQTFLSSDDAVVEHLQTAMTELRRMKLDLPPPGKAEELPLEPLGQEVPVVLSPVQPGGGKPPAAGALSLHVIPHQPDAVSPVQSPSEDPRDPEALDAEEGRPLPSPEPVLVHSQAPPSPDGGPPAGPPPYQPPGARGAEHGEPPQRAPLPGEPPQSRAEGGDTAGPEAEAGAMRGGADPPAARETLSPGPPDPAPGGMTRTHSAPVFRSASQTSASSLPRSESLPQTDSAEGGGGARRLEHPAPTLPEPIGKAPRPGGGGAGPT, encoded by the exons ATGAAGAAAGACATTGAGAAGCTGATCGCCGAGGAACGAGCCGATATCATCTTGAAGTATGCCCAG ggcagGCAGGGCGGTGTTGACATCGACCCCTGGGAGGATGCTGACTACAGCGTGTACCGAGTCACCGACCGTTTCGGCTTCATGCA TGAGAATGACCTACCGGCCCCTACTGCGTACGAGGAGAAG CGGAAGCAGCAAGAAATTGAGAGGGTGGAGAAATGGCTGAAGATGGTGAAGAAGTGGGAGAAATACAGAAACAGTGAAAGA ATGGTGAAGAGAGTCTATAAGGGCATTCCTCTACAGCTCAGAGGACAGGCCTGGGCTCTCATCCTGGATGTTGAAAAGATGAAGAAGGAAAACGAAGGCAAATACAAG AGAATGAAGGAACAAGCCACGCTGTACTCCTCTGAGATCAAGCAGATCGACCTGGACATCAACAGGACCTTCCGCAACCATATCATGTTCATGGACCGCTTTGGGGTCAA ACAGCAGGCCCTTTTCAACGTTCTGTCTGCCTACTCGGTCTACAACACG GAGGTGAGCTACTGCCAGGGCATGAGTCAGGTGGCCGCCCTGCTGCTCATGTACATGAACGAGGAGGACGCCTTCTGGGCCCTGTGTCAGCTGCTGACCGACCAGAGGCACGGCATGCACG GGTTTTTCGTGCCGGGTTTCCCCAAGCTGCAGCGTTTCCAAGCCCATCACGATCGGATCATCTCCAAACTCATCCCCAAGCTGAAGAAGCATCTG GACCGAGAGCAGATGTCCGCTGGGATCTACAGCACCAAATGGTTTCTGCAGTGTTTCATTGACCGG ACTCCTTTTACGCTGACCCTACGCCTGTGGGACATCTTCatcctggagggagagaggctgctGACCGCCATGGCCTACACCACCCTGAAGATACACCGAA AGTACCTGCAGAAGATGTCCCTGGAGGAGCTGCGGGAGTTCCTCCAGGAGAGGATCTCCCAGACGTTCCTGAGCAGCGACGACGCGGTCGTGGAGCACCTGCAGACCGCCATGACGGAGCTGCGCCGGATGAAGCtcgacctcccccccccag GTAAGGCGGAGGAGTTGCCCCTGGAGCCACTGGGGCAGGAGGTGCCCGTGGTGCTGAGTCCGGTGCAGCCCGGCGGGGGGAAGCCGCCCGCGGCGGGCGCCCTGAGCCTCCACGTCATCCCCCACCAGCCTGACGCCGTCTCCCCCGTCCAGAGCCCCTCCGAGGACCCCCGGGACCCGGAGGCCCTCGACGCAGAGGAAGGCCGTCCCCTGCCGTCCCCGGAGCCCGTCCTCGTCCACAGCCAGGCTCCGCCCTCCCCTGACGGAGGGCCCCCGGCGGGGCCGCCCCCGTACcagcccccaggggcccggggaGCCGAGCACGGGGAGCCTCCTCAACGCGCGCCGCTCCCTGGAGAACCTCCTCAAAGCCGGGCCGAGGGCGGCGACACAGCGGGCCCCGAGGCAGAGGCGGGGGCCATGAGGGGCGGGGCGGACCCCCCAGCAGCCAGGGAGACCCTCTCGCCGGGCCCCCCGGACCCGGCCCCCGGAGGGATGACCAGGACGCACTCGGCGCCCGTGTTCCGCTCGGCGTCGCAGACGTCAGCGTCCAGCCTGCCTCGGTCCGAGAGCCTCCCTCAGACGGACAGCGCTGAGGGCGGCGGTGGGGCCCGGCGGCTGGAGCACCCAGCCCCCACGCTGCCTGAGCCTATTGGCAAGGCACCGCGGcccggagggggaggagccgggcCGACATGA